From a region of the Streptomyces sp. NBC_00193 genome:
- a CDS encoding LysR family transcriptional regulator, protein MFDSRHIRTFHEVVASGSYSAAARVLGYTQPAITQQMKALERAVGTPLFTRVGRRMQLTEAGESMARHAEAILGSLSAAEAQLKAYARLRTGRVRLCGFPSANVTLVPEALSSLAKEHPGIQVELLEGEPPDSLRRLERGECDITLAFTYPGLHEEVPEEVAEVRLMEDQLTVLLPTGHALARRRAVHLADLSEERWIAGCPRCRANLLHECAGLGFVPDIRFATDDNLVVQSLVAQGLGVAMMPALVLPSLSLSKVCGRALLPAARRHIAAHVYRDHLRVPATAVVLEALKQAASNRVGC, encoded by the coding sequence GTGTTCGATTCGCGGCACATACGGACGTTCCACGAGGTGGTCGCCTCGGGGTCCTACTCGGCCGCCGCCCGGGTCCTCGGGTACACCCAGCCCGCGATCACCCAGCAGATGAAGGCGCTCGAACGCGCCGTCGGCACCCCGCTGTTCACCCGCGTCGGGCGCCGCATGCAGCTCACCGAGGCCGGGGAGTCCATGGCCCGGCACGCCGAGGCCATCCTCGGCAGCCTCTCCGCCGCCGAGGCCCAGCTGAAGGCCTACGCCCGGCTGCGGACCGGCCGCGTCCGGCTGTGCGGCTTCCCCAGTGCCAACGTCACCCTGGTCCCGGAAGCCCTGAGCAGCCTGGCCAAGGAGCACCCGGGGATCCAGGTCGAGCTGCTGGAGGGGGAGCCCCCGGACTCGCTGCGCCGGCTGGAGCGCGGCGAGTGCGACATCACCCTGGCCTTCACCTATCCCGGCCTGCACGAGGAGGTCCCGGAGGAGGTCGCCGAGGTCAGGCTCATGGAGGACCAGCTGACGGTGCTGCTGCCGACCGGGCACGCGCTGGCCCGCAGGCGGGCCGTGCACCTCGCAGACCTCTCCGAGGAGCGGTGGATCGCCGGCTGCCCGCGCTGCCGGGCCAACCTGCTGCACGAATGCGCGGGGCTCGGCTTCGTCCCCGACATCCGGTTCGCCACCGACGACAACCTGGTGGTCCAGAGCCTGGTCGCACAGGGCCTGGGCGTGGCCATGATGCCCGCGCTGGTGCTGCCCTCGCTCTCGCTGAGCAAGGTGTGCGGGCGGGCCCTGCTGCCGGCCGCCCGCCGTCACATCGCCGCACACGTGTACCGCGACCACCTACGGGTCCCGGCGACGGCGGTCGTGCTGGAAGCCCTGAAGCAGGCGGCCTCGAACCGCGTCGGCTGCTGA
- a CDS encoding cysteine dioxygenase family protein, with product MTTTTPARTTARMAALVSEIRTVVDRGMAPDLTAYLVGERLAPHLGTPGLLTPEQREGHADRYRQHVLHAEPDGSFSVVALVWLPGQETAVHDHVSWCVAGVHEGEESELRYRLVPATATTGARLVATEHVVNGPGDVCGFAPPGDIHKVRNSCRTKAISLHVYGADVVRLGSSVRRVYTLPTD from the coding sequence ATGACCACCACCACGCCGGCCCGCACGACCGCGAGGATGGCCGCCCTCGTCAGTGAGATCCGTACGGTCGTGGACCGGGGGATGGCCCCCGATCTGACCGCCTACCTGGTCGGCGAACGCCTCGCCCCGCACCTGGGGACGCCGGGTCTGCTCACCCCCGAGCAGCGCGAGGGGCACGCCGACCGCTACCGGCAGCACGTCCTGCACGCGGAGCCGGACGGCAGTTTCTCCGTGGTGGCCCTGGTGTGGCTCCCGGGCCAGGAGACCGCGGTCCACGACCACGTCTCGTGGTGCGTGGCCGGGGTGCACGAGGGCGAGGAGAGCGAGCTCCGCTATCGCCTCGTCCCCGCCACGGCCACCACGGGAGCCCGGCTGGTGGCGACCGAGCACGTGGTCAACGGCCCGGGTGACGTCTGCGGGTTCGCCCCGCCCGGCGACATCCACAAGGTCCGCAACTCCTGTCGTACGAAGGCGATATCCCTGCACGTCTACGGGGCCGACGTCGTACGCCTGGGCAGCAGTGTCCGCCGCGTCTACACGCTCCCGACCGACTGA
- a CDS encoding YeiH family protein, with protein sequence MALLNRPVRGAGSPVPVDVSRETSSSWPGLGLAAAGVLVAWSVHRLVPWAPMLTVSVVLGIAAAHLPGLRGFVRGPARPGLSLAGRRLMRIGIVLLGLALGLDEVLRLGWATVAMVAGVVAATFFGTLWLGRRLGLPGDQPLLIATGYSICGASAIGAVSQVSGSDEEDVASSVALVTLCGTLAIAVLPLLQSPLGLSDPDFGRWVGASVHDVGQVVATAQTAGPGALGEAVLVKLMRVALLAPLVAAVAFSVRARRRGVRTSSGRRPAPVPLFVAGFLAAAALRATGVLPDVALEGAHTAQELLLDAALFGLGSAVHLPTLSRTGGRAALLGLAAWVVVAGASYAGVLLTT encoded by the coding sequence ATGGCCCTGCTCAACCGCCCCGTGCGCGGGGCGGGATCGCCGGTTCCGGTCGATGTTTCACGTGAAACATCGTCATCGTGGCCCGGGTTGGGCCTCGCGGCGGCCGGAGTCCTGGTGGCCTGGTCGGTGCACCGGCTGGTGCCCTGGGCGCCGATGCTGACGGTGTCGGTGGTGCTCGGCATCGCCGCGGCGCACCTCCCCGGCCTACGGGGCTTCGTACGGGGACCCGCGCGGCCGGGCCTCTCCCTGGCCGGGCGTCGCCTGATGCGGATCGGCATCGTCCTGCTGGGCCTGGCACTGGGGCTGGACGAGGTGCTCCGGCTGGGCTGGGCCACCGTGGCGATGGTGGCCGGGGTGGTGGCGGCGACCTTCTTCGGCACCCTCTGGCTCGGCCGGCGGCTCGGACTCCCCGGGGACCAGCCGTTGCTGATCGCCACCGGGTACTCGATCTGCGGGGCCTCGGCCATCGGGGCCGTCAGCCAGGTGTCGGGCAGTGACGAGGAGGACGTGGCCTCCTCGGTGGCCCTGGTCACCCTGTGCGGGACCCTCGCCATCGCGGTGCTCCCGCTCCTCCAGTCCCCCCTCGGCCTCTCCGACCCGGACTTCGGCCGCTGGGTGGGTGCGAGCGTCCACGACGTCGGGCAGGTGGTGGCGACCGCCCAGACGGCCGGCCCCGGCGCCCTCGGTGAAGCGGTGCTGGTCAAGCTGATGCGCGTGGCGCTGTTGGCCCCGCTGGTCGCGGCGGTGGCCTTCTCGGTACGGGCCCGCCGGCGCGGAGTGCGCACGTCCTCGGGGCGCCGCCCGGCTCCGGTGCCGCTGTTCGTGGCCGGGTTCCTCGCCGCGGCCGCGCTGCGCGCCACCGGGGTACTGCCCGACGTAGCGCTGGAAGGGGCGCACACCGCGCAGGAACTGCTGCTGGACGCTGCCCTGTTCGGCCTGGGCAGCGCGGTCCATCTGCCCACGCTGTCCCGTACCGGCGGCCGGGCCGCCCTCCTGGGTCTCGCGGCCTGGGTGGTGGTGGCCGGAGCCTCGTATGCGGGCGTTCTCCTCACCACCTGA
- a CDS encoding serine protease, producing MNRHRTAISVLLATGALLAGALTAASPSAAVQRPASPGSWSAERMRAATPLDITAAPGASARTAPTTAEHPTTIAPTPASSSPTASLKASPAAFPQPGGAWTSGGAVVKTSGRVFFTFNGKSASCSGDSITSANGSTVITAGHCVKYQGAWHTDWIFVPGYDNGNAPYGQWRATKTFATDQWVASEDMNMDVGLAVVAPLNGRTLSQTVGAQGIVFNGGYNKKMYAFGFPAAAPYDGTKLVYCSGNSGKDFLLTKDHSLPCNMTGGSSGGPWFQDFNEATGLGTQVSVNSFGYTFLPNRMYGPYFGNEAKAAYDKAQTA from the coding sequence GTGAATCGCCATCGGACAGCCATATCGGTTCTGCTCGCGACGGGCGCCCTGCTCGCGGGTGCGTTGACGGCGGCCTCCCCCTCGGCCGCCGTACAGCGCCCCGCCTCCCCGGGCTCCTGGTCGGCCGAGCGGATGCGGGCCGCCACCCCGCTGGACATCACGGCCGCCCCGGGCGCGAGTGCCCGTACGGCGCCCACCACGGCCGAGCACCCCACGACGATCGCCCCGACCCCCGCGAGTTCCTCCCCCACGGCCTCCCTCAAGGCCTCACCCGCGGCCTTCCCCCAGCCGGGCGGCGCCTGGACATCCGGCGGCGCGGTGGTCAAAACCTCGGGCCGGGTCTTCTTCACCTTCAACGGGAAGAGCGCCTCCTGCTCGGGCGACTCGATCACCAGCGCCAACGGCAGCACGGTGATCACCGCCGGCCACTGCGTGAAGTACCAGGGCGCCTGGCACACCGACTGGATCTTCGTCCCGGGCTACGACAACGGGAACGCGCCCTACGGGCAGTGGAGGGCCACCAAGACCTTCGCGACCGACCAGTGGGTGGCGAGCGAGGACATGAACATGGACGTCGGCCTGGCGGTCGTCGCCCCGCTGAACGGCCGGACGCTCAGCCAGACCGTCGGAGCCCAGGGCATCGTGTTCAACGGTGGCTACAACAAGAAGATGTACGCCTTCGGCTTCCCGGCGGCGGCCCCGTACGACGGCACCAAGCTCGTCTACTGCAGCGGCAACAGCGGCAAGGACTTCCTGCTGACCAAGGACCACAGCCTGCCGTGCAACATGACCGGCGGCTCCAGCGGCGGCCCCTGGTTCCAGGACTTCAACGAGGCGACCGGTCTGGGCACCCAGGTCTCGGTGAACAGCTTCGGCTACACGTTCCTCCCGAACCGGATGTACGGCCCGTACTTCGGCAACGAGGCGAAGGCGGCCTACGACAAGGCCCAGACCGCCTGA
- a CDS encoding FAD-dependent monooxygenase, whose amino-acid sequence MFLFTSGPLDYDRHDVSQQKKLLVEAYAGEAWEVPRLLAALDEAPDFYFDSLSQAHLDHWSKGRTTLVGDSAYCASPASGQGTSLALVGAYVLAGELAAAGGDHLAGFAGYEREMRSFAEENQKLGPSNIKHMVMRTKRQISIQLTMLSLLGRLPGKQRMMAKVMEPIQKAANSITLKDY is encoded by the coding sequence ATGTTCCTCTTCACCTCGGGGCCGCTGGATTACGACCGGCACGACGTCTCCCAGCAGAAGAAGCTGCTGGTGGAGGCGTACGCGGGCGAGGCCTGGGAGGTGCCCCGGCTCCTCGCGGCCCTTGACGAGGCCCCGGACTTCTACTTCGACTCCCTCAGCCAGGCCCACCTGGACCACTGGTCCAAGGGCCGCACCACCCTGGTCGGCGACTCCGCGTACTGCGCCTCGCCCGCCTCCGGCCAGGGCACCAGCCTGGCCCTGGTCGGTGCCTACGTCCTGGCGGGCGAGCTCGCGGCGGCCGGCGGCGACCACCTGGCCGGCTTCGCGGGCTACGAACGCGAGATGCGCAGCTTCGCGGAGGAGAACCAGAAGCTCGGCCCCTCGAACATCAAGCACATGGTCATGCGGACCAAGCGCCAGATCTCGATCCAGCTGACCATGCTCTCCCTCCTGGGCCGCCTGCCGGGCAAGCAGCGCATGATGGCCAAGGTCATGGAGCCGATCCAGAAGGCCGCGAACTCCATCACCCTCAAGGACTACTGA
- a CDS encoding FAD-dependent monooxygenase, with protein sequence MQNRNVLISDAGIAGTALAHWLRHHGFRPTVVERASVLREGGYKIDIRGAALDVVSRAGVLDTVRAQRTDVQGGSIVNAAGKRVATLDGDTFGGRAGHDAEILRGDLNRILYDLTVDGADGVEYLFGASIASATETADGIEVELDGGERRVFDLVVGADGLHSNTRALAFGPEERFIRDLGYYVSIYSVPNHLDLDRWELTYVSPCARP encoded by the coding sequence ATGCAGAACCGAAACGTACTGATATCGGATGCAGGCATCGCGGGCACCGCCCTGGCCCACTGGCTGCGCCACCACGGTTTCCGACCGACCGTGGTCGAGCGCGCCTCCGTCCTCCGGGAGGGCGGCTACAAGATCGACATCCGCGGTGCCGCGCTCGACGTGGTGTCCCGCGCCGGGGTCCTCGACACCGTCCGCGCCCAGCGGACCGACGTCCAGGGCGGCTCCATCGTCAACGCGGCGGGCAAGCGGGTGGCGACGCTCGACGGTGACACCTTCGGCGGCCGCGCGGGCCACGACGCGGAGATCCTGCGCGGCGACCTGAACCGGATCCTCTACGACCTCACCGTCGACGGAGCCGACGGTGTCGAGTACCTCTTCGGCGCCTCCATCGCCTCCGCCACGGAGACCGCGGACGGCATCGAGGTGGAGCTCGACGGCGGTGAGCGCCGCGTCTTCGACCTGGTCGTCGGCGCCGACGGGCTGCATTCCAACACCCGGGCGCTGGCCTTCGGACCCGAGGAGCGCTTCATCCGGGACCTCGGCTACTACGTCTCGATCTACAGCGTCCCCAACCACCTCGACCTCGACCGCTGGGAGCTGACCTACGTCTCCCCCTGCGCACGGCCCTGA
- a CDS encoding DUF6344 domain-containing protein, with amino-acid sequence MAHRSTITSIWTTVLAALVALLASLGFGGKAAQAAATPLSSSPAAAPAAVAAHRPAFMARRTWRAMMRGGSLPPTIKQRIRAEAHGKTPSVRRSTTALSAGSGTGSGSGSEFGVDDSVRSAAIAAAVRVGAARREMALAA; translated from the coding sequence ATGGCTCACCGCAGCACCATCACGTCGATCTGGACCACCGTCCTTGCGGCCCTCGTGGCCCTCCTCGCCTCCCTCGGCTTCGGCGGCAAGGCCGCCCAGGCCGCCGCCACCCCGCTCTCCTCCTCCCCCGCCGCCGCCCCCGCGGCCGTCGCGGCGCACCGGCCGGCCTTCATGGCCCGACGGACCTGGAGGGCGATGATGCGCGGTGGTTCGCTCCCGCCCACCATCAAGCAGCGCATCCGCGCCGAGGCGCACGGCAAGACCCCGTCCGTCCGCCGCTCCACCACCGCCCTGTCCGCCGGTTCGGGAACCGGGTCCGGGTCCGGGTCCGAGTTCGGGGTGGACGACAGCGTCCGTAGCGCCGCGATTGCCGCAGCGGTCCGCGTCGGAGCCGCTCGCCGGGAGATGGCCCTCGCCGCGTAG